A window of Lepidochelys kempii isolate rLepKem1 chromosome 1, rLepKem1.hap2, whole genome shotgun sequence contains these coding sequences:
- the LOC140909160 gene encoding uncharacterized protein, giving the protein MPLPVTLEPGPIYFFDQLKSRTKERGKKLPGELATDFNSLTTNSHPTGFIPSLVKCRNPGCTAEHVEGNEDSFLKDDTARREKYPFLPQISGSSLCKTSSEVPSSKPSQMPSILPADEEIQPSLLDEYKYMAPTILHELGEILQLFASYDIIFPQGIVNLLNDSWKELTEGADYSKRHQQSLRYKSIRSGKGQASEDCDKMAPGSEYMDHEMTQCAKSQCKKSVLPADCAKEKRNPEMAPNKPVGDKAPVTQHDIHLPVTISFSLSSKLSEERGWSFLHSDSKSEDLEWKVPFAWAVERLRQAQIQINDQISKLKEAGFDRPVILRHYGDTVKENISKKFKKRTCRTLFELLNGKPQTPAIKQADPALRKLHYGLMDGSSLI; this is encoded by the exons ATGCCGCTGCCGGTAACCCTGGAGCCAGGACCCATATATTTCTTTGACCAG ctGAAATCTAGAACAAAAGAACGGGGCAAGAAACTACCAGGAGAACTAGCCACTGATTTCAATTCACTCACCACAAATTCTCATCCCACGGGCTTTATTCCCAG CCTGGTCAAATGCAGGAATCCTGGTTGTACAGCAGAACATGTGGAAGGAAATGAAGACAGTTTCTTAAAAGATGATACAGCAAGAAGAGAGAAATATCCATTTCTGCCTCAGATATCTGGCTCTTCCCTATGCAAAACTAGCAGTGAAGTTCCCAGCTCAAAGCCCTCTCAAATGCCTTCAATCCTTCCAGCAGATGAAGAAATACAGCCGAGCCTGTTGGATGAATATAAGTACATGGCTCCCACCATCTTACATGAACTTGGAGAAATATTGCAGCTCTTTGCTAGCTATGACATTATTTTCCCTCAGGGAATTGTAAATCTCCTGAACGACAGCTGGAAGGAGCTCACTGAAGGTGCTGATTACAGTAAAAGGCACCAGCAGTCCCTGAGGTACAAAAGCATAAGATCAGGGAAAGGCCAAGCATCAGAAGATTGTGACAAGATGGCACCGGGGTCTGAATATATGGATCATGAAATGACTCAATGTGCAAAAAGTCAGTGCAAGAAGAGTGTTTTACCTGCGGATTGtgcaaaggaaaaaaggaatCCTGAAATGGCACCAAATAAGCCTGTAGGAGACAAAG CTCCTGTTACACAACATGATATCCACTTACCTGTCACAATCAGTTTCTCACTGTCATCTAAACTGTCTGAGGAAAGAG GTTGGAGTTTCCTGCATTCTGACTCTAAGTCTGAAGATCTTGAATGGAAAGTGCCTTTTGCCTGGGCGGTGGAGAGACTACGACAAGCTCAGATACAAAT AAACGATCAGATATCTAAGCTGAAAGAAGCAGGATTTGACCGACCAGTCATTCTCCGGCATTATGGTGATactgttaaagaaaatatttctaagAAATTTAAGAAGCGGACCTGCAGGACCTTATTTGAGCTGTTGAATGGAAAACCCCAAACACCAGCAATCAAGCAGGCAGACCCAGCATTACGAAAACTACATTATGGGCTGATGGATGGCTCATCTTTGATTTAA